The proteins below come from a single Ruegeria sp. SCSIO 43209 genomic window:
- a CDS encoding DUF1489 family protein, with amino-acid sequence MDKYVNLIKLSVGSESVDTLMAWQDSRKPLYEDGYPRHVTRMWPKRDAEILNGGSIYWVIKGVVQCRQRILRLDEVRGEDGIRRCAIVLDPEVHRTQNALKRPFQGWRYLKPEDTPADLPKNREQDDALPDDLNRALAEIGVL; translated from the coding sequence GTGGATAAGTACGTAAACCTCATCAAACTTTCGGTTGGGTCAGAAAGCGTCGACACGCTGATGGCGTGGCAAGACAGCCGCAAACCACTCTATGAGGACGGATACCCGCGCCACGTCACCCGCATGTGGCCCAAGCGCGACGCTGAAATTCTGAATGGCGGGTCGATCTATTGGGTGATCAAAGGTGTGGTCCAGTGCCGCCAGCGCATCCTGCGGCTGGATGAAGTCCGAGGCGAGGATGGCATCCGCCGCTGCGCCATCGTCCTGGACCCCGAAGTACACAGAACGCAGAACGCTCTGAAGCGTCCATTCCAGGGCTGGCGGTATCTCAAGCCTGAGGACACCCCTGCCGACTTGCCTAAAAATCGCGAGCAGGACGATGCCCTGCCCGACGATCTGAACCGCGCATTAGCGGAAATTGGGGTGCTTTAG
- the hisG gene encoding ATP phosphoribosyltransferase: MSLKLGVPSKGRLMDKAFAWFEKRGITLSRSGSDREYAGKVEGIGGVSLILLSAGEIPRELAAGRIHLGVTGIDLVHEKLPRWEQQVEEVAPLGFGKADLIIATPACWVDVDTLDDLDAAAAGFRRAHGHRLRIATKYHRLVREFLTEAGVADYTLVDSQGATEGTVVNETAEAIADITSTGETLRANHLKILSDGLILQSQATLWRSRVAKYDAAEKTALNELLDRLA, encoded by the coding sequence ATGAGCCTGAAACTCGGTGTGCCTTCGAAGGGCCGGTTGATGGACAAGGCCTTCGCATGGTTTGAAAAGCGCGGCATTACACTGTCGCGCAGCGGATCAGACCGGGAATACGCGGGCAAGGTTGAAGGGATTGGTGGCGTCTCGCTGATCCTATTGTCTGCAGGAGAGATTCCGCGCGAGCTGGCGGCGGGACGCATTCATTTGGGCGTGACCGGCATCGATCTTGTGCATGAAAAGCTGCCGCGCTGGGAACAGCAGGTGGAAGAGGTTGCACCTTTGGGGTTCGGCAAGGCGGACCTTATCATCGCAACCCCAGCCTGCTGGGTCGACGTGGACACTCTGGATGATTTGGATGCAGCGGCGGCAGGTTTTCGCAGGGCGCATGGCCACCGGCTGCGGATCGCTACCAAGTACCACCGTCTGGTCCGCGAATTCCTGACCGAAGCGGGAGTGGCCGATTACACGCTGGTCGACAGCCAGGGCGCAACCGAGGGGACGGTGGTGAATGAGACAGCCGAGGCGATTGCCGATATCACCTCGACCGGGGAAACACTGCGGGCGAACCACCTGAAAATCCTGTCGGATGGGTTGATCCTGCAATCGCAGGCCACGCTGTGGCGCAGCCGCGTGGCCAAATACGATGCGGCTGAAAAGACGGCTTTGAATGAGCTGCTGGACAGGTTGGCCTAA